A single window of Terriglobia bacterium DNA harbors:
- a CDS encoding metallophosphoesterase, whose translation MFSLPFRFALYMGVSPIMKKSQSKFALAAAPALLLAGFVFTGARSGAQSPAEDLIKGPLVQNVQKDRATLTWVTRKSAGQYSKESGGPQVPISEEIYHQLELTKLEPGTRYQYSLSPYGTDASGTFCTAPSSNETPFDFVIFGDTRTGHEVHRKIVAKIIKDQPAFVVHTGDLVDNGNQAGLWDTFFEIEKDLLRNIPFYPTPGNHEQNTPVFFKYFAFSNDDGHHYSFDWGGTHFAAIDSNEIGKNSQERTAFRQEQLDWLQGDLARNSNPLVFVWLHHPVFSGVADRKAASARLAAVLEPVLLKGRAAAVFGGHDHNYQHHVHAGIDYVVSGGGGAPLYNLSPTPETMVKGVVADNYVRVHVKGTTAQFEAVDLDGKVLDSFEVKARAAK comes from the coding sequence ATGTTTTCCCTTCCTTTTCGCTTCGCCTTGTACATGGGGGTGTCGCCAATCATGAAAAAATCGCAGTCGAAATTCGCGCTGGCCGCGGCGCCGGCTTTGTTGCTCGCGGGCTTCGTTTTTACGGGGGCGCGCAGTGGAGCCCAATCCCCTGCGGAAGACCTGATCAAGGGCCCTTTGGTTCAAAACGTGCAGAAGGATCGGGCCACGCTGACATGGGTAACCCGGAAGTCCGCAGGGCAATATAGCAAGGAGAGCGGCGGTCCGCAGGTTCCCATCAGCGAGGAGATCTATCATCAGCTGGAGCTGACAAAGCTCGAGCCCGGCACCCGCTACCAGTACAGTTTGAGCCCGTACGGGACCGATGCCTCGGGAACGTTCTGCACCGCTCCGTCGTCGAATGAGACTCCCTTCGATTTCGTCATCTTCGGAGACACGCGGACGGGCCATGAAGTTCACAGGAAGATCGTGGCGAAGATCATTAAGGATCAGCCGGCCTTTGTAGTGCACACCGGCGATCTGGTTGACAACGGAAATCAAGCCGGGCTCTGGGACACGTTTTTCGAAATTGAAAAGGACCTCCTGCGCAATATCCCGTTTTACCCAACGCCCGGAAATCACGAACAAAACACGCCGGTCTTCTTCAAGTACTTCGCATTTTCCAACGACGACGGGCACCATTATTCTTTCGATTGGGGAGGCACCCACTTTGCGGCAATCGATTCCAACGAAATCGGGAAGAACTCACAGGAACGCACCGCGTTTCGCCAGGAACAATTGGACTGGCTGCAGGGTGACCTCGCCCGCAACAGCAACCCGCTCGTTTTCGTGTGGTTGCACCACCCGGTATTTTCAGGCGTCGCGGATCGCAAGGCGGCCTCGGCCAGGCTGGCTGCAGTGCTGGAGCCGGTGTTGTTGAAAGGCAGAGCAGCGGCCGTATTCGGCGGCCATGACCACAACTATCAACATCACGTGCATGCCGGGATCGACTACGTGGTGAGCGGTGGTGGAGGCGCACCCCTCTATAATCTGAGCCCCACGCCCGAGACCATGGTGAAAGGCGTCGTGGCGGACAACTATGTGCGTGTCCATGTCAAGGGAACAACCGCACAGTTCGAAGCCGTCGATCTGGACGGGAAGGTCCTTGATTCGTTTGAGGTGAAAGCTCGAGCGGCAAAATAG
- a CDS encoding ATPase: MAKRFRVSDTFRLDKRVDLENPYGRPEKYPSDTRCPECGLLFHEGVWKWKAPDAGHAGQTKLCPACLQIRGGHAGGVVELGGSFTVSHRQELLNRIRNVGKNTLGERPLERIISIKEGKSRIVVSATTEHLIARIGKAIQRDFGGTLDLKYAPEDKFATARWHRDV, encoded by the coding sequence ATGGCAAAACGGTTTCGGGTGAGCGACACGTTCCGCCTGGACAAGCGCGTTGATCTCGAAAACCCCTACGGGCGTCCGGAGAAGTATCCCTCCGATACCAGATGCCCGGAGTGCGGGCTCCTGTTCCATGAGGGGGTCTGGAAATGGAAAGCTCCTGATGCCGGGCACGCCGGGCAGACGAAACTCTGCCCTGCATGCCTTCAGATTCGGGGCGGCCATGCCGGCGGCGTGGTTGAACTGGGCGGGAGCTTCACCGTGAGCCACCGGCAAGAGTTGCTGAATCGCATCCGCAACGTGGGGAAGAACACCTTGGGCGAACGTCCTCTGGAACGCATCATCAGCATCAAGGAGGGCAAGAGCCGAATTGTCGTGTCCGCAACCACCGAGCACCTGATCGCCAGAATCGGCAAGGCGATCCAGCGGGATTTCGGGGGCACTCTGGACTTGAAGTATGCGCCCGAGGACAAGTTCGCGACCGCGCGCTGGCATCGTGATGTCTGA
- a CDS encoding response regulator transcription factor gives MTRPRILLADDHRLMLEGLQRLLQGQSEVVGAVEDGRAAVRAAQDLKPDLILLDISMPIMNGLEAARQLRSLVPESKIIFLTMHADPMYAIEAFHAGGAGYVLKRSAATELIQAIQVVLKGRHYVTPIVVKDMLRSLVNGTVKPEISDALSAQERAVLRLMAEGKSAIEIAEALDITVKAAVWNISKIIEFLDLCREQ, from the coding sequence ATGACGCGCCCCCGTATCCTTCTGGCCGACGATCATCGTCTGATGCTCGAAGGCTTGCAACGCCTGCTGCAAGGCCAGAGCGAGGTCGTGGGTGCTGTTGAAGATGGTCGGGCGGCCGTACGGGCCGCGCAGGATCTTAAGCCGGACCTCATCCTGCTGGACATCTCGATGCCCATCATGAACGGTCTGGAGGCGGCACGCCAACTGAGGTCTCTGGTGCCTGAATCCAAGATCATCTTTCTGACCATGCACGCGGACCCGATGTATGCGATCGAAGCGTTCCATGCCGGCGGAGCCGGCTATGTCCTGAAGCGTTCGGCGGCTACGGAGTTGATCCAGGCGATTCAGGTGGTTCTCAAAGGCCGGCATTACGTTACTCCGATCGTTGTCAAGGACATGCTGCGCTCCCTGGTCAACGGAACAGTCAAGCCCGAGATTTCCGATGCGCTTTCAGCTCAGGAAAGGGCGGTCTTGCGTCTGATGGCGGAGGGAAAGTCGGCGATTGAAATCGCGGAGGCGCTGGATATCACGGTCAAGGCCGCCGTCTGGAACATCTCAAAAATCATCGAGTTTCTTGACCTGTGCCGGGAGCAGTAA
- a CDS encoding BlaI/MecI/CopY family transcriptional regulator — protein MKIPAFTLRGFKRPREVVGVALGKLEREVMNLTWQRGEISVRDVFQAFEERIAYTTLMTTLHRLYRKGVLDRRKQGRAFIYTPRVSPLEFEQGIARDLIAGLIGRAEDGVEPLLACIVDAVSEHDRTFLDALDRLIREKKEELRRSH, from the coding sequence ATGAAGATACCTGCATTTACGTTGCGAGGATTCAAACGGCCGCGCGAGGTTGTGGGCGTGGCGCTTGGCAAGCTCGAGCGCGAGGTCATGAACCTGACCTGGCAGCGCGGCGAAATCAGCGTGCGCGATGTTTTTCAGGCTTTTGAGGAGCGCATCGCCTATACAACGCTGATGACCACGCTGCACCGCCTTTACCGGAAAGGGGTGCTCGACCGGCGCAAACAAGGGCGCGCGTTCATCTACACGCCACGAGTCTCACCTCTCGAATTCGAGCAGGGTATTGCGAGGGATCTGATCGCGGGGCTGATCGGTCGCGCGGAAGATGGCGTCGAGCCTTTGCTGGCTTGCATCGTGGACGCGGTGAGCGAGCACGACCGCACCTTTCTGGACGCGCTCGACCGCCTCATCAGGGAAAAGAAGGAAGAGTTGCGGCGCAGCCACTGA
- a CDS encoding M56 family metallopeptidase, which yields MYEMLGICLSLAGVLVLTSLASALAVVLWRLSSRAAETWKASTRAQFLFLLRIGPSLAALLCVGGIFIPAYLANEPRHTGEIVTAKLGLVAAVSLYGIGCTLWRACATYIATRRLVRDWMRHAEPVRIEEVAIPVFRLQHQFPLIAIVGVWRPKLFIADQIFCSLNGEEISAAIAHEEAHLGAWDNVKRGLLRACRNYLTAVPLGRCLDRAWFGAAELAADEHAARSGPSVALDLASALVKVARLVPRGSSPVMLAGAALIAQDSGNIRSRVLRLTHLAAHPNCLTRTGNHGPNLAIGAGLSGLLLAAVLMVSSPSFLAAIHAVMECVVSALQ from the coding sequence ATGTACGAGATGCTGGGCATTTGCCTGTCGCTTGCAGGAGTGCTGGTGCTCACCAGCCTCGCCTCGGCGCTGGCAGTCGTGCTTTGGCGACTGAGCTCGCGGGCCGCGGAAACCTGGAAGGCCTCGACCCGCGCACAATTCCTGTTCCTCTTGCGTATCGGTCCCTCCCTCGCGGCGCTCCTTTGTGTCGGCGGCATCTTCATACCGGCATACCTGGCCAATGAACCTCGGCATACCGGAGAGATTGTCACTGCAAAGCTTGGCCTGGTGGCTGCAGTATCGCTCTACGGGATCGGCTGCACGCTCTGGCGCGCATGTGCGACGTATATCGCAACCCGCCGGCTGGTTCGAGACTGGATGCGGCATGCCGAGCCCGTTCGGATCGAGGAGGTTGCTATCCCTGTTTTCCGCCTTCAGCACCAATTCCCTCTCATTGCGATCGTGGGTGTGTGGCGACCGAAGTTGTTTATCGCCGACCAGATATTTTGCTCGCTCAATGGAGAAGAAATCTCAGCGGCGATAGCGCATGAAGAGGCGCATCTGGGTGCGTGGGACAATGTCAAACGAGGCTTGCTGCGGGCGTGTCGGAATTATCTGACCGCTGTTCCCTTGGGACGGTGTCTCGACCGCGCGTGGTTTGGGGCAGCCGAACTGGCTGCTGATGAGCATGCGGCCAGGAGTGGACCGTCTGTGGCACTCGATCTCGCTTCGGCCCTGGTAAAAGTTGCGCGCCTGGTGCCCAGAGGCTCCTCGCCCGTCATGCTTGCGGGCGCGGCTCTCATTGCGCAAGATTCAGGCAATATCCGTTCGCGAGTGCTGCGTCTGACTCATCTGGCCGCCCACCCCAATTGCCTGACGAGAACGGGAAATCATGGCCCCAACCTCGCCATCGGCGCCGGCCTCTCCGGACTCTTGCTCGCTGCCGTCCTCATGGTTTCCAGTCCCAGCTTCCTGGCCGCAATTCACGCTGTGATGGAATGTGTCGTTTCCGCCCTTCAATAA
- a CDS encoding TonB-dependent receptor → MYRIENPRFKKSSNAHYFPFLAGVVLVILCVGPGSLWSMPQRGTDKPAQGQGTTGQQKPAGQVQGANEVVVVTAPRIEIPLNETPAATTVIPAEILKGMPRGIAAEEALKTVPGVKVDNQADGERVHLSIRGQGLLTERGIRGIKVLLDGLPLNDPTGFAPDLFDVDWSAVQHIGIFRGPASALYGGGAAGGVIDIATRDGGTKPVSGDGSFTYGTYDFYKVFSEVGGTKGDMNYRISASNTAGDGYRVHTAFRALNLYSKFSWKLGKSGRLTAIVGGTNFFNENAEGLNLAQLDNPRQPNPDALTFNEYQRTRRVTTGLTGQFQVAGNQDLSFSVYYRNTAWRESVPSSVQHRTYNTPGAIIQYTIHSGQGDLKNHFTLGSDMDWQTIWDYRNINLGGALEGAKASDGDIYQRGVGIYALDRIEFGPKVNLLFDVRGDLIHNDLTDNMKTGGVDLSGSADFKKATGRVGLSWNPKSSVGLYTSFGQGFLPPATEELANNPAHLGGFNTNLVPATSLGEEIGIRGNATKRFYYDVAFFHLGTKHDFGRYRIASRPLETFYQNAGNSRRYGLETAASWYPMDSLVVRLNYTYSDFKYESAQAQLGNTLSTFYNVWMPNSPRNQAYVDVEYTYRSRLFVGFGEDMVSRAYVDPSNVGYAWGYALFNPRLGFRWNSDKVSGEIMVSARNAFRKYYIAFTEPDMDGNSYQPGPKDEVFFSARFYLGGKPAGF, encoded by the coding sequence ATGTACCGCATCGAAAACCCACGATTCAAAAAATCATCAAATGCGCATTACTTTCCCTTTCTTGCCGGCGTTGTTCTAGTCATCCTGTGCGTCGGCCCTGGCAGTCTATGGTCCATGCCCCAACGAGGGACTGATAAACCGGCGCAGGGGCAGGGGACTACCGGCCAGCAGAAGCCTGCCGGCCAAGTTCAAGGCGCGAATGAGGTCGTTGTAGTCACGGCGCCACGCATCGAAATCCCCCTTAACGAAACACCCGCAGCCACAACCGTGATACCTGCGGAGATTCTGAAAGGCATGCCGCGCGGGATTGCGGCCGAGGAAGCGCTCAAGACTGTTCCAGGGGTCAAAGTCGACAACCAGGCGGACGGCGAGCGTGTGCACCTGTCCATCCGTGGGCAGGGGCTACTGACCGAACGAGGCATCCGCGGCATCAAGGTCCTCCTTGATGGCCTGCCACTCAATGATCCGACCGGATTTGCACCGGACCTTTTCGATGTCGACTGGTCCGCGGTCCAGCATATTGGGATCTTCAGGGGACCCGCGTCGGCATTGTACGGCGGCGGCGCCGCCGGGGGCGTGATCGATATCGCAACGCGCGACGGCGGCACGAAGCCTGTTTCCGGCGATGGATCGTTCACCTACGGAACTTATGATTTCTACAAGGTGTTTTCGGAGGTGGGGGGCACCAAAGGCGACATGAATTACCGGATCTCCGCTTCAAATACCGCAGGAGACGGCTATCGGGTGCACACGGCCTTTCGGGCCCTTAACCTCTACAGCAAGTTCAGCTGGAAACTCGGCAAGTCCGGGCGCCTGACGGCAATTGTCGGAGGCACCAATTTCTTCAATGAGAATGCCGAAGGACTGAATCTCGCCCAACTGGACAACCCGCGGCAGCCAAATCCGGATGCCCTGACCTTTAACGAGTACCAGCGCACGCGCCGAGTTACCACAGGCCTTACGGGTCAGTTCCAGGTTGCCGGCAATCAGGATTTGTCCTTCAGCGTTTATTATCGCAACACGGCCTGGCGCGAGTCAGTCCCTTCTTCTGTCCAGCACCGTACCTACAACACACCTGGCGCTATCATTCAGTATACGATCCACAGCGGTCAAGGTGATCTGAAGAACCACTTCACACTCGGATCCGACATGGATTGGCAGACGATTTGGGACTACCGCAATATCAACCTCGGCGGGGCGCTCGAAGGGGCAAAGGCTTCAGATGGCGACATCTACCAGCGTGGTGTCGGTATCTATGCCCTGGACCGCATCGAATTCGGCCCCAAGGTGAACCTGCTGTTCGACGTGCGCGGCGACCTCATTCACAATGATCTGACCGACAATATGAAAACAGGCGGTGTCGATCTTTCGGGATCCGCCGATTTTAAAAAGGCCACGGGGCGCGTCGGCCTCTCCTGGAATCCCAAGTCGAGCGTGGGCCTGTATACGAGTTTTGGGCAAGGCTTTCTGCCGCCTGCCACCGAGGAATTGGCGAACAATCCCGCTCATCTGGGCGGATTCAACACCAATCTGGTACCGGCCACCTCCTTGGGAGAGGAGATCGGCATTCGCGGCAATGCCACGAAGCGTTTTTACTATGATGTGGCTTTCTTCCATCTGGGCACCAAGCACGATTTCGGCCGCTATCGCATAGCCAGCCGCCCGCTGGAAACCTTCTACCAGAATGCGGGCAATAGTCGCAGGTACGGCCTGGAGACGGCTGCCTCGTGGTATCCGATGGATTCGCTGGTCGTGCGGCTCAATTACACGTACTCCGATTTCAAATATGAAAGCGCGCAGGCCCAGCTCGGCAATACTTTGTCTACCTTCTACAATGTCTGGATGCCGAACTCTCCGCGCAACCAGGCTTACGTGGACGTGGAATATACCTACCGTTCCCGGCTGTTTGTCGGGTTTGGGGAAGACATGGTGAGCCGCGCCTATGTGGATCCGTCCAACGTGGGCTATGCATGGGGTTATGCACTCTTCAATCCGAGGCTGGGATTTCGCTGGAACAGCGACAAGGTGAGCGGCGAGATCATGGTCTCTGCCCGCAATGCCTTTAGGAAGTATTATATCGCCTTTACTGAGCCGGATATGGATGGCAACTCCTATCAGCCGGGGCCGAAGGACGAAGTGTTCTTCAGCGCCCGTTTCTACCTGGGAGGAAAGCCCGCCGGCTTCTGA
- a CDS encoding aromatic amino acid ammonia-lyase: protein MAIILDGSSLTIEKLVRTARYGEEVELDQAAVERIKVCRAMLEDKIRAHEIMYGVNTGIGEFSEVVLNDDQVQQFQKYLIYNHAAGIGEPAPIEYVRGAMAGRINVHAHGNSGGRPEITMTLVQMLNRGVTPVVCQKGSVGACGDLAPMAQLALLMMGEGEAFYRGERLPGRAALERAGIAVPGLQARDGLATINGSNLLTAMSAIHLYDINRWLKQAEIACSMTLEALIANLKPYDVRLHQLRGFPGAVRSARAIMKCIQESDLLAGRIKTKVQDAYSMRSTPQVIGAAHDAVAYAVKQVEIELNGVGDNPIFLPEAKLTLTGANFQGTPVSLPMDLIGAAVTMVCVLSERRLNRLTNPALSVGLPAFLSKGAGMFSGYMLSQYTADSLIVEQRILSAPASICSIPAAADQEDFVSMGMNTAIKNAQILDNAYGVLGIEFMAASQALDFREFTPGRGVRKALEIVRRHVPHLEEDRPLFPDHNTMKELVKYCEILEQVEKEVGSLE, encoded by the coding sequence ATGGCTATTATCCTGGATGGATCCTCATTGACCATCGAAAAGCTCGTCCGCACCGCGAGATATGGCGAAGAGGTCGAACTGGACCAGGCTGCTGTGGAGCGCATCAAGGTCTGCCGGGCGATGCTCGAGGATAAGATTCGTGCCCACGAAATCATGTACGGAGTCAACACCGGCATCGGCGAGTTTTCCGAAGTGGTCTTGAACGACGACCAGGTGCAGCAGTTCCAGAAGTACCTGATTTACAACCATGCCGCCGGCATCGGGGAACCGGCGCCCATCGAATATGTGCGTGGGGCCATGGCCGGCAGGATCAACGTGCATGCTCACGGCAATTCAGGCGGCCGCCCGGAAATCACGATGACGTTGGTGCAGATGCTCAACCGGGGTGTGACGCCGGTAGTCTGCCAAAAAGGCTCGGTCGGAGCCTGTGGAGATCTTGCGCCCATGGCACAGCTGGCGCTGCTGATGATGGGCGAGGGCGAGGCATTCTACCGGGGCGAGCGTCTGCCGGGACGGGCGGCCCTCGAACGCGCCGGCATCGCCGTTCCGGGGCTGCAGGCGCGGGACGGCCTCGCTACCATCAACGGCTCCAACCTGCTGACCGCGATGAGCGCCATTCATCTGTACGACATCAACCGCTGGCTGAAGCAGGCGGAGATCGCATGCTCGATGACGCTGGAAGCGCTCATCGCCAACCTGAAGCCCTACGATGTGAGGCTGCATCAATTGCGCGGCTTCCCCGGGGCGGTGCGAAGTGCCAGGGCCATCATGAAGTGCATCCAGGAAAGCGACCTGCTGGCGGGCAGGATCAAGACCAAGGTCCAGGATGCCTACTCCATGAGATCGACCCCCCAGGTGATAGGGGCGGCGCACGATGCTGTTGCCTATGCGGTCAAGCAGGTCGAGATCGAGCTCAACGGCGTGGGCGACAATCCGATTTTTCTGCCCGAGGCAAAGCTTACCCTGACTGGGGCCAATTTCCAGGGCACACCGGTTTCACTCCCCATGGATCTGATCGGGGCTGCCGTGACCATGGTCTGTGTGCTCTCGGAACGGCGTCTGAACCGTCTCACCAACCCGGCGCTGAGCGTAGGCTTGCCGGCATTCCTTTCCAAAGGTGCAGGGATGTTCTCCGGCTATATGCTCAGTCAGTACACGGCCGACTCACTCATCGTCGAGCAGCGCATTCTCTCCGCGCCCGCTTCCATCTGTTCGATCCCTGCGGCTGCCGACCAGGAGGATTTCGTCTCCATGGGCATGAACACGGCAATAAAAAACGCCCAGATCCTGGACAATGCGTACGGCGTGCTCGGGATCGAGTTCATGGCTGCCTCCCAGGCGCTGGACTTCCGCGAATTCACGCCGGGGCGCGGTGTCAGGAAGGCTCTGGAGATCGTGCGCCGGCATGTTCCCCACCTCGAGGAAGACCGGCCGCTGTTCCCGGACCACAACACCATGAAAGAACTGGTCAAGTACTGCGAGATCCTGGAGCAGGTTGAAAAGGAAGTCGGCTCTCTGGAATAG
- a CDS encoding CHAD domain-containing protein: protein MAQRGRIGLRFWMLRAVAECTRAARDFDAGAVHDLRVALRRCRSMADGFMTFDPHPGWREMKKEGKRLFNRLGDLRDTHVMIDWVQRLGAAGDAAAAMLTGYLTTQEQRLRELALDALQEFDARKWLSWSSQLSVRAARIPAASLAFKHLALERWQEAHELHRLALRNRSQVAFHRLRIGLKRFRYTVENFLPNRQNEWDADLRDLQDLLGETHDLYVLWRTALKIGALKDSEVRQRWRDRIVQERGQRLTLYRQKMCGRGSLWWAWRAGLPAGGDVTLSAMAGIEQWAAYRDPDITHARHVAMLALQLFAGLAGDMLPGGMSAEVARSILQAAALMHDVGRAQATRKHHRISGRMIRKLDPPLGMDPKYFPLAALVARYHRGALPRLAHKRLAGLPDEQRRLVMFLAGILRLANAFDLAHDRRIRHLETQRSSEVLLIRAHGYSARDPLAPKLACARHLLEVVCGMPVWFDEGAASG from the coding sequence ATGGCACAGCGGGGACGGATCGGACTGAGGTTCTGGATGCTGCGCGCCGTCGCGGAGTGCACGCGGGCCGCCCGCGACTTTGATGCGGGCGCCGTTCATGACCTGCGTGTCGCGCTGCGCCGCTGCCGCTCCATGGCCGATGGATTCATGACATTTGATCCCCACCCCGGTTGGAGAGAAATGAAGAAGGAGGGCAAGCGGCTCTTCAACCGGCTGGGAGACTTGCGTGACACTCATGTGATGATCGACTGGGTGCAACGTCTCGGCGCCGCCGGGGATGCGGCCGCCGCCATGCTCACCGGCTATTTGACGACCCAGGAGCAGCGCCTGAGAGAACTTGCACTCGACGCCCTTCAGGAATTCGACGCCAGGAAATGGCTGTCGTGGAGCAGCCAGTTGAGCGTCCGGGCAGCACGTATTCCGGCAGCGAGCCTTGCTTTTAAGCACTTGGCGCTTGAACGCTGGCAGGAGGCCCATGAACTTCATCGCCTGGCTCTGCGCAACCGGAGCCAGGTCGCCTTCCACAGGCTTCGAATCGGGCTGAAGAGGTTCCGTTACACCGTCGAGAACTTTCTGCCGAACCGCCAGAATGAATGGGATGCAGACCTGAGAGATCTCCAGGATCTGCTGGGTGAAACCCACGATCTCTACGTTCTCTGGCGCACGGCACTGAAAATCGGAGCGCTCAAAGACAGCGAGGTGCGCCAACGCTGGCGCGATCGGATCGTCCAGGAGCGGGGCCAGCGCCTGACTCTCTATCGCCAGAAGATGTGCGGCCGGGGATCGTTGTGGTGGGCTTGGCGGGCCGGGCTGCCGGCCGGAGGTGATGTAACTCTATCCGCCATGGCCGGAATCGAGCAATGGGCGGCCTATCGCGATCCCGATATCACGCATGCGCGACATGTTGCCATGCTGGCATTGCAGCTGTTCGCAGGGCTGGCAGGCGATATGCTCCCTGGCGGGATGAGCGCAGAGGTTGCCCGCTCCATCCTGCAGGCGGCGGCGCTCATGCATGACGTCGGTCGCGCCCAGGCCACCAGGAAACATCACCGGATCTCCGGCCGCATGATTCGCAAGCTCGATCCACCGCTCGGAATGGATCCGAAATATTTCCCATTGGCGGCTCTGGTGGCCCGCTATCACCGCGGCGCCCTTCCTCGACTCGCCCACAAACGTCTGGCCGGGCTCCCGGACGAGCAGCGCAGGTTGGTCATGTTCCTGGCCGGAATCCTGCGCCTTGCGAACGCCTTTGACCTGGCTCACGACCGGCGCATCCGCCATTTGGAAACACAGCGAAGCTCCGAAGTGCTCCTGATCCGTGCACACGGCTACTCCGCGCGCGATCCGCTCGCTCCGAAGCTGGCCTGCGCCAGACACCTCCTGGAAGTGGTCTGCGGCATGCCCGTGTGGTTCGACGAAGGAGCGGCGTCCGGTTAG
- a CDS encoding methyltransferase domain-containing protein, whose translation MLKLAEVKAGDTVYDIGCGDGRIVITAAKEYGAHAVGIDIDPQRIRESKANAKKAGVEELVQFIQQDATTADYSKATVVTLYLLPLSNTRLRPILTKQLKPGARIVSHMFDMDDWEPLKVDQFKDRSGRDRTLYLWKADGKIRN comes from the coding sequence ATGCTGAAGCTCGCGGAGGTAAAAGCCGGCGACACCGTCTACGATATCGGCTGCGGTGACGGCCGGATTGTCATCACGGCAGCCAAGGAATATGGCGCGCACGCAGTGGGCATCGATATTGACCCGCAGCGCATTCGCGAGTCGAAGGCGAACGCCAAGAAGGCTGGAGTGGAAGAGCTGGTCCAGTTCATCCAGCAGGACGCGACGACGGCGGACTACTCCAAGGCTACCGTGGTCACGCTTTACCTTCTGCCCTTGTCGAACACGCGCCTGCGGCCGATCCTGACCAAGCAGCTCAAACCCGGTGCGCGCATCGTCTCACACATGTTCGACATGGATGACTGGGAGCCGCTCAAGGTCGACCAATTCAAGGATCGCTCGGGCAGGGACCGGACGTTGTATCTTTGGAAGGCCGACGGTAAGATCCGAAACTAG
- a CDS encoding amino acid permease: protein MISVNKGAAFSGQVARKIGPFTATSIVVANMIGAGIFTTSGIVAAQVPGAGWVLGCWIFGGFIALSGALCYAELATRMPEEGGEYVYLKKLYHPALGFLTGWTSFLAGFSAPIAASALGFSAYVFSGAQSRLPALSDAELSLIKKGSAILIILALTGVHYLGVRFGSAVQNVLTSLKIAIVLGLASFGLIMVWSHGPALTLSNGDPPGGIAFGTAMMLVMFAYSGWNASAYIAGELKEPRRSLPLSLLVGTGIVIVLYLAVNLFILQSVPYQELKGMEEVVKEASVRAFGSWAGNILGLLVGLALLSSLSAYIILGPRVYYAMAQDRLFLPLAAKVHPRYGVPGISILIQGLIAIFMVVTGTLEQIMYYVGFALGVFPWLAVVGLFLARKKGIGDTSAARVWGYPVVPVFYLISSLGLMIVAFTNRPFASTVALITIALGVPCYYLWVKGIKAE from the coding sequence ATGATTTCAGTGAATAAGGGTGCGGCTTTCTCGGGTCAGGTGGCCAGGAAGATCGGTCCGTTTACCGCCACCAGCATCGTTGTGGCCAACATGATCGGTGCCGGCATTTTCACCACCTCGGGGATCGTGGCCGCACAGGTCCCCGGAGCCGGATGGGTCCTGGGCTGCTGGATCTTCGGCGGATTCATCGCTCTTTCGGGCGCTCTTTGTTATGCCGAGTTGGCAACGCGGATGCCCGAAGAGGGGGGCGAATATGTCTATCTCAAAAAGTTGTACCACCCGGCGCTGGGATTTCTGACCGGCTGGACCAGCTTTCTAGCCGGTTTTTCTGCGCCCATCGCCGCTTCCGCCCTCGGTTTCTCGGCGTATGTTTTCAGCGGGGCCCAAAGTCGGCTGCCTGCGCTGTCGGACGCGGAATTGTCGCTCATCAAAAAGGGGAGCGCCATCCTCATCATCCTGGCGCTCACGGGTGTGCACTATCTCGGTGTTCGCTTCGGATCAGCCGTTCAGAATGTGCTGACGAGCCTCAAAATCGCCATCGTCCTCGGCCTCGCCTCTTTTGGATTGATCATGGTGTGGTCGCATGGGCCGGCGTTGACTCTCAGCAACGGCGACCCGCCCGGCGGAATCGCATTCGGGACGGCGATGATGCTGGTGATGTTCGCCTACAGCGGATGGAACGCCAGTGCCTACATCGCCGGCGAGCTGAAGGAGCCGCGGCGATCCTTGCCCCTTTCTCTGCTGGTCGGCACGGGGATCGTGATTGTTCTGTACCTTGCGGTCAACCTCTTTATTCTGCAGTCGGTGCCCTATCAGGAGCTGAAGGGCATGGAAGAAGTCGTTAAGGAAGCCTCCGTCAGGGCCTTCGGGAGTTGGGCGGGCAACATTTTGGGGCTGCTCGTGGGCCTGGCACTCCTTTCCTCCTTGAGCGCCTATATCATCCTCGGGCCGCGTGTCTATTACGCGATGGCCCAGGATCGGCTCTTCCTGCCGCTGGCTGCCAAGGTGCATCCGCGCTATGGCGTGCCCGGCATTTCCATTCTGATACAGGGACTGATCGCCATTTTCATGGTGGTCACCGGGACTCTCGAGCAGATCATGTATTACGTCGGCTTCGCCCTGGGTGTGTTCCCCTGGCTGGCGGTCGTGGGCCTTTTCCTGGCGCGAAAGAAAGGCATCGGAGATACATCGGCCGCAAGAGTGTGGGGATATCCGGTAGTTCCCGTGTTCTACTTGATCAGCAGCCTGGGGCTCATGATCGTTGCTTTTACCAACCGGCCCTTCGCGTCAACGGTGGCACTGATCACCATAGCTTTGGGTGTCCCCTGCTATTACCTCTGGGTGAAGGGAATCAAGGCCGAATAA